From Gossypium raimondii isolate GPD5lz chromosome 11, ASM2569854v1, whole genome shotgun sequence:
GTATTTCTTTGTATGTGTCTTTTATTTTGCTTATCAGAGCGGCCCTAAATTTTTAAGTAGGATGAGAGAAAGTTCATCACTAAAATGGGAtttcttttacaattacatGTAAATATGTAATGCGATGAATTGGAACCAAGAGATTAAGTTGAGCTTACCTGTCTGGCTTGAAAATAAGGTTTTTGTATGCAAACCACTGCAATAAGAGAACACAAAATGCCTAAGAAAATGGGAATTTCTGAATGTAAAAGCTTTGATAATTGAGTTCAGCATACCCCAGTGTAGCCAATACCCACGACCTCGAGAAATGTGGAAATCACAGGAAGTTTATCAATTGCCTGTAACAGAGGACATCcatttcactaatttaattgtCGGTGTTTCAACTTTTTCTAGTATAATGTCTAAGGCTCAAGACAATCTGCATATTTTGAATCTCACCGAGACCATTCCAGCAGTACCCCAGACCAAAACAAGACCTGCTACAGCAAGTGAACTCACTGCGTACTTGTCCTCAACTTTATCCCACTGAAAACCAACCACATGCATGTGTTGTAAGAAGGTACATAAACAGGGAAATGAACAATACGTGAGGCGAAATTCTTACGGTTTCTTGTATTTTGTTGATAAACTCTGTCAGCTCAGTTGGGGTAACTTCGGTTGGAGCTTCACGCGTGGCCAAAGTCTCACCAGTGGCCATAGCCATCACATTTCGAGCAATCTTGCGACCTGCAAAAAGTGGAAAGACCATTTGGTATACCAGTTGATGCATGTCAAGTGTGTGATATAGATAGTCTATGAACTTACAGTAGGCAGTGGTCTTCCAGGGACGACTCTGGGACTGAACGGGTGGGGGAGGAAGAGTAGGAAGAGTGACACATTGTGGGGATGCAGCAGTTGGTTGACGAGGAGCTTTGGCATCCACGAGGGTGGATGAGGGTGAGATTGATAGTGAATTGGAGGAAGCTGAAGCCATGGCAACTCA
This genomic window contains:
- the LOC105802854 gene encoding protein CURVATURE THYLAKOID 1B, chloroplastic; amino-acid sequence: MASASSNSLSISPSSTLVDAKAPRQPTAASPQCVTLPTLPPPPVQSQSRPWKTTAYCRKIARNVMAMATGETLATREAPTEVTPTELTEFINKIQETWDKVEDKYAVSSLAVAGLVLVWGTAGMVSAIDKLPVISTFLEVVGIGYTGWFAYKNLIFKPDRAALISKIKDTYKEILGTS